In Montipora capricornis isolate CH-2021 chromosome 4, ASM3666992v2, whole genome shotgun sequence, the DNA window ATGTCAGACTGCAGTGGAACCCCCAAAAGTGTGCGGTCGCTCATGTACAGATGGGGGTACATACCCATATCCATGATGCCTTGGGACTAAGGGTGGATGAGAGCATGTGTATTTCCGACCTCGAAGAGGGCAATCAGTACAAGTTCTTGGGTGTCTTAGAGTCGATGAGGCAAGAGCAAAGGGTGTCGTTGGAGTGCGCAGCTAAGGAGTTTCTCCGAAGAATGTCTATCATCTCGTTGAGTCCCTTGCCTGATCACAACCGGGTAACAGCCTCCAGCCAATTTGCATTACCAGTGTTAGGCTACCTAATTTGGACACAACAATAGCCGGTGACAGATTTTAAAAAGTTAGATAGAGAAGCTCGCAAGGTAGTTGTTAAGAATGGTGGTAAACATCCCAGTGGTTCAACTGCCATTCTATACATGCCAAGAGAGAAGGGAGGTAGAGGTCTGCGATCGATCGAGGAGGAGTACGAAGTGATGAAGATAAAGGCGGCAGTGAAGCTATATAGAAATTGTGACCCAGCGGTGGCGATGATGCGCGAGTTTGAAGAGAGAGCAGAAGAGTTAGGTCATAGCTCTTTAGTTAAAGAGGCAGCAAGGTATGCAGAGGAGATGGGTCTCCAGTTGCAGCTTGAGTACCCAAACCCAACTTGCATAAAGCATGATAGTGAAGAGGTGATAACAGCAGAGAAACTGAAGGCAGAGCTGAGAAGGGGTTTGGAACAGAAGACATGGGAAGCGGTACATGAACAGAACTGGCAGGGGAAACTAACCTCCATGAGAACGGAAGACAAGAGCCTTAATTTCGATGGATGTTTCTAGTGGCTAAGTGGTTGGAAACAATGCCCAACACATACAGGGGCGGAGATGTTTGAGCCTCTAAGAACAGTTATTACCTACGAGGCTGTATGCCTGCCAGAAAACGCACACGGACACGACGGGCGAGGTGATGTGCAGGCTATGTAATAAGGCTCCTGAAAGTGTCGCCCATGTCCTGGATGGTTGTACCCTCCTTGCACAGAACAAGCACATTACCCGACATACTGCAGCCCTGAAGATCCTTTTCTTCGAGATTTTGAGACTTAGGCCTTGTAGACTCAGTGCCACCTTGGTACTCGCATTGAAACCGAAACCATTGTACAAGTCGAACAACGCGCGAGCATTCTGGGATGTCCCTCTATTTGCGGAGCACCAAGAAGTTAGAACCAACAGAGTGGATGAACGCATTATCAACCACTTGTGAAAGCGAGTCATCACGCTGGAGATGAGGTACCCATGGGTCACAAATcggaagaaaaagaaggaggAGAAAACCATCAAATACGGACCGCTTCTCTGGGAATCAAAGCAGAAGTACCAAGGATATGAAGTGAAACAATATAATAGCGaacttacgcaacaggacggctggaagactcaggacggcagaatgacgaaaaaatgtcgcctAAGATtgggaatgcacagtctcgcgcgacatttttttcgccattctgccgtcctgagtcttccagccgtcctgttgcgtaagctcgctaataTCATAATGGACGTATCAGGCCGGGATGGTGCCGAGACTTAGAAGTCGAGGTGAAGGAGTTGGTCGGGAGTAAGAGTAAGAGAGTTTTCCATAACATGCAGAAGGCTGTAATCTCGGGAACATTAAATACCTCTCGCACTTTTAAAGTTGTAGCATGAAGAATGAACACGCTCTCTATTTATTAACTTCCTTCCTTCAATATTTTCTGGTCCATTAATCATCAAGGAAATTATTGACAGCCGAATCAGTTATATGTTTGAGAGAATTTTAAAGATTTTATGACTACCATGTTAGATTTTAGAGGTCCTATATAGTTTATCAATTTTTCTGGGTGCTAATTTTATATATAatctaaattttaagtttatatccttATACTCGTAGAGCAtcacgcccaaagtcccgttcgctaaaaaaatgatgacagcaatctcgTCTTATATCTCATAAGGTTTCCATCattttgtcatcattttgttagtGAACAGGACTTTTGGCgtgatgcccaacgagtttgccaagcagaaaggtctctgatgagtaccttggtcgggatgaaacgagatTTCCgagactaaccacgaacaatgtattttcacaaataactgtcaactttattgcgaatttttcactcgtgaatttgcgcagtctggaatccttatgagatataaagcgagattgctgtcataaTTTTCTTAGCGAACGGGAGTTTGGGTgtgatgcccaacgagtttgccaagcagaaaggtctctgatgagtcccttgtcatgatgaaacgagcttcgtaaggcTAACCacaaacaatgtattttcataataataataataataataataataataataataataataataataataataataataataataatgaagccGTCAAAAGGATTCAGACGCACAACATCACATAACTGAATTCTTTAATGTATGCAGCTGCATATGTTACTACAGAAAGAATGGGAATGATAAAAGGGAGGAAAGGGAGAAGAACTGAGAGCCATTCTGGAAAAGAAGGATTAAGGGGAATATCGAAACTTGGCGTCTCCGAAGAGGAAACATGAGACTGAAAGAAAGAGAGAGGGAAAGGTTGAACAGAAAATATCATCTTGAGGAAAGGGGCACTTTGTAAGTCTCaggctaatctcgtacccagatctcccacggtcatacggaagggagatctggtaaagttcgatttcgagcatgctcagtgccagacaggcccgaaatacgggcttttctattattgcgcatgttcgtactctctgttgtgatttagggtgattttgcggaataaacatggatttcgagagtattcttgaagagattcttttgggtagaggacaaggaaaccttaaacttaagccgaaacagaatgAAGGGCttcaggcgattgtttttgaacggtccagattgtttaattgtcggagcaactgcagaatcactgaaacgaaagcttaggcttaatcagtaaacaagtgctattttcttcacacaatctcgtgaaaagtgtagttaatcaaaccgtaaattgaaagcgaaaatgttaaagagtgcttagacctaatcactgcaacgagcactattttcttgacacgatctcgagaaaaatgtagttaatctaaccgtaaaattcacaattgatcactacttaattcgcgagtcacgctttaaaaacgagaaatactgttttgaataaattacatgcttcaacttgaatttattagtttctgcgtacctcgtagcaagctacgcagaactttattcgagtggcagggtacgtggggcttttgTCGGTACCATtaacacaaacgtcgcaaatttgtaaaatgattttcctcaactgtaaatcttttccggcgtcggaaaaaacaaaactttcctccgcacaactggcatttattcaaaacagcacacgaACTTGCGAAGACCAAACCTTCACTGAAGTGTCctgcgaaataagccaatcggagcgtagattgcattgccgcaacttTTTGTATAgtacccaatgaaaaatggtgtactgtccaactttaccagatctcacatttccagtgacagagtgagatctgggtacgagattagtctCAGGCATGTTGAAATAGAAGATCAAGGCAGGTGGAATTAAGATCAAAAGATGCGGTGAGAGATGTCAACAGTTCAAACAGAACCACCTGtttagaaccaatcagaagctgtTCTACAAAACACTAGATGGAAAGGAACGAAGAGAAATGGTGTTACCTGATCCCACAGAAGCAACCTCCTTCTAGATCAAGATCTGGTCGGAGGAAGTCGGTCATAATGAGGGAGCATCTTGGCTAGAGGATGTAGAGGTGGACCTCAGTACAAAAGAGGTGCAAGAAGATATCAGCACCACGGTGGAGGATATTAGAAATGGAGTGAGCAAGATGGTAAACTGGCAGGCAGCCGGCCCCGATTTTGTTCAGGGGTTCTGGTTTAAGAAACGGACAGGATTGCACTCTAGATTGCAAGAATGCTTGCAAGACTGTATATGTCAAGAGAATGTACCAGAGTGGATGGTCAGGGGAAGAACAGTTTTGATACAAAAGGACACAGCGAAGGGTGCCCAGGCCAGCAACTACCGCCCTACTGCCTGGCTACCCATTATGTGAAAGCTCTTGACAGACGTTATGGAGAGAAGCTATACCACCACTTGGAGAGGAATGGACGGCTACCAGATGAACAGAAGGGATGCAGGAAGGGATCCCGAGGAAGTAAAGATCAATTGCTTGCAGAAAAGGTAATCCTAAAGAACAGCCGGAGAAGGTTGACAAAATTGTCAATGGCTTGGATAGACTACAAGAAAGCATATGATTTGGTTCCGCATTCATGGATCCTGAAATGTCTGGAGATGGTTGGGGCTGCCAAGAATATGATCTCTGTAATCAGCAACACCATGGCGAACTGGAAGACAGTATTGACATCAGGAGGAGTGGCTCTCGGGCAGGTGGACCTTAGGACAGGAATTTTTCAAGGTGACTCCTTGTCACCACTACTGTTTATAGTGATCATGTTACTCTTGACGCTAAACTGGCAAAGGAGCCCATTAACCATCTACTATTGATAGATGATCTGAAGCTGTACGGAGCTAGCAAAGATCAACTAGACACTTGTTCAAGTAGTAAGAATCTTCTTGCAAGACATAAAGATGTCTTTTGGGCTAGACAAGTGTGCTGTCCTGGAAATGAGAAGGGGAAGACAAGTTGGCAGTAGCGGAATAGAACTACCCGACGACCAGCATATCGGGGAAATAGGGGAGGAAGGCTACAAATACCTTGGCATCTTACAGTTGGACCAGACTCTCAACACCAAGATGAAAGGCAAGATAACATCGGAGTATATCAGAAGAGTCAAGAAGTTGTGTAGATCAAAACTCAATGGAGGAAATTTGATCGATGGCATCAATACCTGGGCTGTAGGTGTAGTACGCTACAGTGCGGGGATTGTGGACTGGACAATGGAGGAGGTAGCCAACATGGATAGAAGAACTAGGAAGATCTTGGCAATGAATGGCTGTCTGCACACCAGGAGTAATGTTGCAAGACTTGACCTGCCGAGAAAGGAAGGGGGAAGAGGACTGATCGGCATCGAGGAGTGTGTAAAAAGGGAGAGCAAATCCCTTCATGGCTACCTAAGAGAGAGCACAGAATGGATGCTTCAAGCTGCGTTGAAGGAGAGAGTGATTATTGAAGAAGAGAGTCTGC includes these proteins:
- the LOC138046429 gene encoding uncharacterized protein, which gives rise to MSFGLDKCAVLEMRRGRQVGSSGIELPDDQHIGEIGEEGYKYLGILQLDQTLNTKMKGKITSEYIRRVKKLCRSKLNGGNLIDGINTWAVGVVRYSAGIVDWTMEEVANMDRRTRKILAMNGCLHTRSNVARLDLPRKEGGRGLIGIEECVKRESKSLHGYLRESTEWMLQAALKERVIIEEESLQDYERRRKDEKVKNWRQKALDGAFVQQISDEVGECYT